A genomic segment from Amycolatopsis camponoti encodes:
- a CDS encoding aldo/keto reductase, with product MSLTLDSYRLLGRSGLRVSPLALGTATFGTEWGWGAEKSEARKLFDTYVERGGNFIDTANTYTNGSAERQLGEFARDRRESLVLATKYTTLRRPGDPNSAGSHRKSLFASVEASLRQLGTDYLDLLYLHVWDFATPVEEILRGLDDLVRRGKVLYVAMSNVPAWEISRMQAIADLRGWSPLVGLQVEYNLVNRAAERDLIPMARAMGLGVTPYSPLAGGVLTGKYRTAPAAGTRASFNAGLGVVTERNLAIADVVAEVAVELGHTPAQVALAWTLRNPGVTAPIVGARTPEQLEGNLGALAVEFTAAQLTRLDEASAIDLGYPHDLLAGDHIRAVMRGELKLEARR from the coding sequence ATGTCGCTCACCCTCGACAGCTACCGGCTGCTGGGCCGTTCCGGGCTGCGGGTTTCCCCGCTCGCGCTGGGCACGGCGACCTTCGGCACCGAGTGGGGCTGGGGCGCCGAGAAGTCCGAGGCCCGCAAGCTGTTCGACACCTACGTCGAGCGTGGCGGCAACTTCATCGACACCGCGAACACGTACACGAACGGCAGTGCCGAGCGCCAGCTGGGCGAGTTCGCCCGCGACCGCCGCGAGAGCCTGGTGCTGGCCACGAAGTACACGACGCTGCGCCGGCCCGGCGACCCGAACTCCGCGGGCTCGCACCGCAAGAGCCTGTTCGCGTCGGTGGAAGCCAGCCTGCGGCAGCTGGGCACGGACTACCTCGACCTGCTGTACCTGCACGTGTGGGACTTCGCGACGCCGGTCGAGGAGATCCTGCGCGGCCTCGACGACCTGGTCCGCCGGGGCAAGGTCCTGTACGTGGCGATGTCCAACGTCCCGGCCTGGGAGATCTCGCGCATGCAGGCGATCGCCGACCTGCGCGGCTGGTCGCCGCTGGTCGGGCTGCAGGTCGAGTACAACCTGGTCAACCGGGCCGCGGAGCGCGACCTGATCCCGATGGCGCGGGCGATGGGGCTGGGCGTGACGCCGTATTCGCCGCTGGCGGGTGGGGTGCTGACGGGCAAGTACCGCACCGCTCCCGCCGCGGGGACCCGGGCGAGCTTCAACGCCGGGCTGGGCGTGGTCACCGAACGGAACCTGGCCATCGCCGACGTCGTGGCGGAGGTCGCGGTGGAGCTGGGCCACACGCCCGCCCAGGTCGCGCTGGCCTGGACCCTGCGGAACCCGGGCGTGACGGCGCCGATCGTCGGTGCCCGGACTCCGGAGCAGCTGGAGGGCAACCTGGGCGCGCTGGCGGTCGAGTTCACCGCGGCCCAGCTGACGCGCCTCGACGAGGCGAGCGCGATCGACCTCGGCTATCCGCACGATCTGCTGGCCGGGGACCACATCCGCGCGGTGATGCGCGGGGAGCTGAAGCTCGAAGCCCGCCGCTGA
- the map gene encoding type I methionyl aminopeptidase, with translation MIELKTRAEIERMHVTGRFVAEVLSEVGELADVGVNLMDLEHHVRGMIKRRGAESCYWDYAPSFGEGPFRNVICLSVNDAVLHGLPHDYVLRDGDVLTADLAVTIDGWAADSARTVIVGTPAEEDLRIIRATEEALEAAIGVALAGNRLGDISAAIGAVARDYGYPVNTQFGGHGIGRTMHEDLHVSNTGTAGRGMKLKPGLTLALEPWFARTTDRIVFDPDGWTIRSADGSRTAHSEHTVAITDGDALVLTRRESESNT, from the coding sequence GTGATCGAACTGAAGACGCGTGCGGAGATCGAGCGCATGCACGTGACGGGGCGCTTCGTCGCCGAGGTGCTCTCGGAGGTCGGCGAGCTCGCCGACGTGGGCGTCAACCTCATGGACCTGGAGCACCACGTGCGCGGCATGATCAAGCGCCGCGGGGCGGAGTCGTGCTACTGGGACTACGCGCCGTCGTTCGGCGAGGGCCCGTTCCGCAACGTCATCTGCCTGTCGGTCAACGACGCCGTCCTGCACGGCCTGCCGCACGACTACGTGCTGCGCGACGGCGACGTGCTCACCGCCGACCTCGCGGTCACCATCGACGGGTGGGCGGCCGACTCGGCGCGCACGGTCATCGTCGGCACCCCCGCCGAGGAGGACCTGCGGATCATCCGCGCCACCGAAGAAGCGCTGGAGGCGGCGATCGGGGTGGCCCTGGCCGGCAACCGGCTGGGCGACATTTCGGCGGCGATCGGGGCCGTGGCCCGCGACTACGGCTACCCGGTCAACACCCAGTTCGGCGGGCACGGCATCGGCCGGACCATGCACGAGGACCTGCACGTCTCCAACACGGGCACGGCCGGGCGCGGGATGAAGCTCAAGCCGGGCCTGACGCTCGCGCTCGAGCCCTGGTTCGCCCGAACCACCGACCGGATCGTCTTCGACCCCGACGGCTGGACCATCCGTTCGGCCGACGGCTCCCGCACGGCCCATTCCGAGCACACGGTCGCCATCACCGACGGCGATGCCCTGGTCTTGACCCGGCGGGAATCGGAATCGAACACATGA
- the murJ gene encoding murein biosynthesis integral membrane protein MurJ, which produces MAEPPPAADDEATVFLPSDLRGAHWPTRDPDVSRRPYDEFATQIVARPPASPVSAGRGEGAGSSLARSSGRMAVASTVSRITGFVAKLLLAAVVGTGVVNDSFTVANTLPNIVFELLFGGVLASVVVPLLVRSQDDPDGGRAYTQRLITMALVLLTVGTAVAVAIAPLFTALYVDKSSATANSGLTTALAYLLLPQILFYGLFALLSAILNAQNVFGPPAWAPVLNNVVVTATLVLFAVVPGELTLDPVRMGDPKLLVLGLGTTLGIVVQAAVLVPALLRTGFRFRWRWGFDPRIKEFGGLAAWILGYVVVSHVGFVVTTRVLTHGTSGGVTAYSYASLLFQLPYGILGVSLLTALMPRMSRAAADGDTASLVGDLSLASRISTVLFVPISAVLAVVGTPVGIAIFTWGRGTLGDAERLGQTLAVSAVGLLPFALVMLQLRVFYAMKDARTPTLIMLVMTAVKIPLLLLCRGLLDGEHIVLGVMLVNGAGFVVGAVLGQVWLWVRLGHLRSKRSLRVGMITLSVSALGVGAAVLAGYAVPGSLGVIAAAWVKLPVQTLLGMAVPFGLLALLRLPEFTPVTRRAGALLRRFASR; this is translated from the coding sequence ATGGCGGAACCCCCACCAGCGGCGGACGACGAAGCGACGGTCTTCCTCCCCAGCGACCTGCGCGGCGCCCACTGGCCGACCCGCGACCCCGACGTCTCCCGGCGGCCCTACGACGAGTTCGCCACCCAGATCGTCGCGCGGCCGCCCGCCTCGCCCGTCAGCGCCGGCCGCGGCGAGGGCGCCGGCTCGTCGCTGGCCCGCTCCAGCGGCCGGATGGCCGTCGCCTCGACCGTCAGCCGGATCACCGGGTTCGTCGCGAAGCTGCTGCTGGCCGCCGTCGTCGGGACCGGGGTCGTCAACGACTCCTTCACCGTCGCGAACACCCTGCCCAACATCGTCTTCGAGCTGCTCTTCGGCGGCGTGCTCGCGAGCGTCGTCGTGCCGCTGCTCGTCCGCTCCCAGGACGACCCGGACGGCGGCCGCGCCTACACCCAGCGGCTCATCACGATGGCGCTGGTGCTGCTCACCGTCGGCACGGCCGTCGCGGTGGCGATCGCGCCGCTGTTCACCGCGCTCTACGTCGACAAATCGTCCGCGACGGCCAATTCGGGGCTCACCACCGCCCTGGCGTACCTGCTGCTGCCGCAGATCCTGTTCTACGGCCTCTTCGCGCTGCTTTCGGCGATCCTCAACGCGCAGAACGTCTTCGGCCCGCCGGCCTGGGCGCCGGTGCTGAACAACGTCGTCGTCACCGCCACGCTCGTCCTGTTCGCCGTCGTGCCGGGGGAGCTGACGCTCGACCCGGTCCGGATGGGCGACCCGAAGCTGCTGGTCCTCGGCCTCGGCACCACGCTCGGCATCGTCGTGCAGGCCGCGGTGCTGGTCCCGGCGTTGCTGCGCACCGGGTTCCGGTTCCGCTGGCGCTGGGGCTTCGACCCGCGGATCAAGGAGTTCGGCGGGCTCGCCGCGTGGATCCTCGGCTACGTCGTGGTCAGCCACGTCGGGTTCGTCGTCACCACCCGCGTGCTGACCCACGGGACCAGCGGCGGCGTCACGGCCTACAGCTACGCGTCCCTGCTCTTCCAGCTCCCGTACGGCATTCTCGGCGTCTCGCTGCTGACCGCGCTGATGCCGCGGATGAGCCGCGCGGCCGCCGACGGCGACACGGCCTCGCTCGTCGGCGACCTTTCGCTCGCTTCCCGCATCTCGACGGTCTTGTTCGTGCCGATCTCCGCCGTGCTGGCGGTGGTCGGCACGCCGGTCGGCATCGCGATCTTCACCTGGGGCCGCGGCACCCTCGGCGACGCCGAGCGGCTCGGCCAGACCCTGGCCGTCTCCGCCGTCGGGCTGCTGCCCTTCGCGCTGGTCATGTTGCAGCTGCGGGTGTTCTACGCGATGAAGGACGCTCGCACGCCCACGCTGATCATGCTCGTGATGACCGCGGTGAAGATCCCGCTGCTGCTGCTCTGCCGCGGGCTGCTCGACGGCGAGCACATCGTCCTCGGCGTGATGCTCGTGAACGGCGCCGGGTTCGTCGTCGGCGCCGTCCTCGGCCAGGTCTGGCTCTGGGTCCGGCTCGGGCACCTGCGCAGCAAGCGATCCCTGCGGGTCGGGATGATCACCCTCTCCGTCAGCGCCCTCGGCGTCGGCGCCGCGGTGCTCGCCGGCTACGCGGTGCCCGGTTCGCTCGGCGTGATCGCCGCGGCCTGGGTGAAACTGCCGGTCCAGACCTTGCTCGGGATGGCCGTCCCGTTCGGCTTGCTGGCACTGCTGAGGCTCCCGGAGTTCACTCCGGTGACCCGGCGCGCGGGCGCTCTCCTGCGTCGCTTCGCCTCTCGTTGA
- a CDS encoding purine-cytosine permease family protein, which produces MTNPEEPGYGAKLVAVEPGGVEPVADSDRHGRPRQLAWTWASPNLEFATIFVGVLAVTAFGLSFTQAALAAVVGNGLGAAAHGVLSARGPRYGVPQMVLGRAAFGYRGNLVPAALMSVMAGVGWFAVNSVSGAFALAALTGLPTVACLVLVVALQIVIAFFGHNLVQAYEKYVFVVLAVVFAAASVVVFGKAGATTNSGSVGGFLLAVGTAFGYTAGWNPYAADYTRYLPKTASPRAIGLYAGGGLFLSTTILMLVGAASATIAGAADDNPTTAFTGHLPGFLAAATLLAITLGAVAANVLNVYSGALAFLTLGIRLPLAWRRAAVALAFGVVGFVLAWLGLADAGHAYENFLLVIAYWIGPWLGVLLADQHLRRGTEFGELLADRHHRNVAGFTAFLVGLVVSVGLFANQAVYTAPIPKAVPGTGDLTFAAGFVLAAGTYLLLRRQRTGVPSRRQP; this is translated from the coding sequence ATGACGAACCCCGAAGAGCCCGGCTACGGCGCCAAGCTGGTGGCCGTCGAACCCGGCGGGGTCGAGCCCGTCGCCGATTCCGACCGCCACGGACGGCCACGGCAGCTGGCCTGGACGTGGGCGTCCCCCAACCTCGAGTTCGCGACGATCTTCGTCGGCGTCCTCGCCGTCACCGCGTTCGGGCTCTCCTTCACGCAGGCCGCGCTCGCCGCCGTCGTCGGCAACGGGCTCGGCGCCGCCGCGCACGGCGTCCTGAGTGCCCGCGGGCCGCGTTACGGCGTGCCGCAGATGGTGCTCGGGCGGGCCGCGTTCGGCTACCGCGGGAACCTGGTGCCCGCCGCGCTCATGTCGGTCATGGCCGGCGTCGGCTGGTTCGCCGTCAACAGCGTCAGCGGGGCCTTCGCGCTCGCCGCCCTCACCGGCCTGCCCACCGTCGCCTGCCTCGTGCTCGTCGTCGCGCTGCAGATCGTCATCGCGTTCTTCGGGCACAACCTCGTCCAGGCGTACGAGAAGTACGTCTTCGTCGTCCTCGCCGTCGTGTTCGCCGCCGCGAGCGTCGTCGTCTTCGGGAAGGCGGGCGCCACCACCAATTCCGGCAGCGTGGGCGGGTTCCTCCTGGCCGTCGGCACCGCGTTCGGCTACACCGCCGGCTGGAACCCCTACGCCGCCGACTACACGCGCTACCTGCCGAAGACCGCGTCCCCGCGCGCGATCGGCCTCTACGCCGGCGGCGGCCTGTTCCTCTCGACCACGATCCTGATGCTCGTCGGCGCCGCCTCGGCGACCATCGCCGGCGCGGCCGACGACAACCCCACGACGGCGTTCACCGGGCACCTGCCCGGGTTCCTCGCCGCCGCGACGCTGCTGGCGATCACGCTCGGCGCCGTCGCCGCGAACGTCCTCAACGTCTACTCCGGCGCGCTCGCCTTCCTCACCCTCGGGATCCGCCTGCCGCTGGCCTGGCGCCGGGCCGCCGTCGCGCTCGCGTTCGGCGTCGTCGGGTTCGTGCTGGCGTGGCTGGGGCTGGCCGACGCCGGGCACGCGTACGAGAACTTCCTGCTGGTCATCGCCTACTGGATCGGGCCGTGGCTCGGCGTGCTGCTGGCCGACCAGCACCTGCGCCGCGGCACGGAGTTCGGCGAGCTGCTCGCCGACCGGCACCACCGCAACGTCGCCGGCTTCACCGCGTTCCTCGTCGGGCTGGTGGTCTCCGTCGGGCTGTTCGCGAACCAGGCGGTCTACACCGCGCCGATCCCGAAAGCGGTGCCCGGCACCGGCGACCTGACGTTCGCCGCCGGGTTCGTGCTCGCCGCCGGGACCTACCTGCTGCTGCGGCGTCAGCGCACCGGGGTCCCGTCGCGACGGCAGCCGTAG
- a CDS encoding chitinase codes for MATAVGLAPQAMAAVDPVLASPYLYQWGGQTSPTAAMSATGVKAFTLAFVLSDGTCNPKWDGSRSLTGSDKTMIQNIRNAGGDVIPSFGGWSGTKLGSKCTSASALAGAYQKVIDAYGLKAIDLDIENTDEFQNNTVQDRILNAVKLTKQKNPNLKVVITIGTTTTGPDSWGKRLINQAKAIGAPVDVWSVMPFDFSSGGDMAAHTKSAVDGLKNQLKTTFGWNDDTAYRHSGLSSMNGKTDNAGETVTVANFNSIRGYATSHHLARFTFWATNRDCSGGGECSGISQDKYAFTKIVAGYAG; via the coding sequence ATGGCGACGGCGGTCGGCCTCGCCCCGCAGGCCATGGCCGCGGTCGACCCGGTGCTCGCATCGCCGTACCTGTACCAGTGGGGCGGGCAGACCAGCCCGACCGCGGCGATGTCCGCCACCGGCGTGAAAGCGTTTACCCTCGCGTTCGTCCTGTCCGACGGCACCTGCAACCCGAAGTGGGACGGCAGCCGTTCGCTGACCGGCTCGGACAAGACGATGATCCAGAACATCCGCAACGCGGGCGGGGACGTGATCCCCTCGTTCGGCGGCTGGTCCGGCACCAAGCTGGGCTCGAAGTGCACGTCGGCCTCGGCGCTGGCCGGCGCGTACCAGAAGGTGATCGACGCCTACGGCCTCAAGGCGATCGACCTCGACATCGAGAACACCGACGAGTTCCAGAACAACACGGTGCAGGACCGCATCCTCAACGCGGTCAAGCTGACCAAGCAGAAGAACCCGAACCTGAAGGTCGTCATCACCATCGGCACCACCACGACCGGCCCCGACTCGTGGGGCAAGCGCCTGATCAACCAGGCCAAGGCGATCGGCGCCCCGGTCGACGTCTGGTCGGTCATGCCGTTCGACTTCTCCAGCGGCGGCGACATGGCCGCGCACACGAAGTCCGCGGTCGACGGGCTGAAGAACCAGCTCAAGACCACGTTCGGCTGGAACGACGACACCGCCTACCGGCACAGCGGCCTCTCCTCGATGAACGGCAAGACCGACAACGCGGGCGAGACGGTCACGGTCGCGAACTTCAACTCCATCCGCGGCTACGCGACGAGCCACCACCTGGCCCGCTTCACGTTCTGGGCCACCAACCGCGACTGCAGCGGTGGCGGCGAGTGCAGCGGCATCTCGCAGGACAAGTACGCCTTCACGAAGATCGTCGCCGGGTACGCCGGCTGA
- a CDS encoding GGDEF domain-containing protein: protein MVGDSVAAGGERRPGRFLPVVVLSRCALWRLPRRGQALYFVAIDVLAVAATVLAALRFPPLATMLVPFALLVGGMLVSAELARAVERHREDTLLGPGVDTPWIFAGVLVLRPGLAVALVVLSALHQWFRVRRRPVYRQVFGAAATALAGLVAGAFLTATGGRPLGEVLDARTVVLLTVAGVVFLAVNAALVTAADGPRRPREALPGHAFDAAMTASALPLAWAVEAAPLLVPLLAGATVVLHRGGLGRGRRDHVTLDPGTGVLTAASWRGAAEAELNRLGRHGPGQAVLLLDLDHFRQLNDRYGARIGDAVLRAVADTLRDEVRAADLVGRSGGEEFAVLLPGTGRFDAMAIAERIRLRIASTLVALKASGDGPQFVGVTVSIGVADCVDGLLADALLAAEAAVLRAKAAGRNRTICVEPG from the coding sequence ATGGTGGGGGATTCGGTCGCCGCCGGCGGAGAACGCCGCCCGGGCCGGTTCCTGCCCGTCGTCGTGCTGAGCCGGTGTGCGCTGTGGCGGCTGCCGCGGCGTGGCCAGGCCCTCTACTTCGTCGCGATCGACGTCCTCGCCGTGGCCGCCACCGTGCTCGCGGCCCTGCGGTTTCCGCCGCTCGCCACGATGCTGGTGCCGTTCGCGCTGCTCGTGGGCGGGATGCTGGTGTCGGCCGAGCTCGCCCGGGCGGTGGAGCGCCACCGCGAAGACACCCTCCTCGGTCCCGGCGTCGACACCCCGTGGATCTTCGCCGGAGTACTGGTGCTCCGGCCGGGTCTCGCCGTCGCGCTGGTCGTGCTCTCCGCGCTGCACCAGTGGTTCCGGGTCCGCAGAAGACCCGTGTACCGGCAGGTGTTCGGCGCCGCCGCGACGGCGCTGGCCGGACTCGTCGCCGGGGCGTTCCTCACCGCGACCGGCGGCCGGCCGCTGGGCGAGGTCCTCGACGCCCGCACCGTCGTCCTCCTGACCGTCGCCGGCGTGGTGTTCCTGGCGGTGAACGCCGCGCTCGTGACCGCCGCCGACGGTCCCCGCCGCCCCCGTGAAGCTCTCCCGGGACACGCGTTCGACGCCGCGATGACGGCGTCCGCCCTGCCGCTCGCCTGGGCCGTGGAGGCCGCGCCGCTGCTGGTCCCGCTGCTGGCCGGCGCCACCGTCGTGCTGCACCGCGGCGGGCTGGGCCGCGGCCGCCGCGACCACGTCACCCTCGACCCGGGTACCGGCGTGCTGACCGCGGCGTCGTGGCGCGGCGCCGCCGAAGCCGAGCTGAACCGCCTCGGCCGCCACGGCCCCGGGCAGGCCGTGCTGCTGCTCGACCTCGACCACTTCCGCCAGCTCAACGACCGCTACGGCGCCCGCATCGGCGACGCCGTCCTGCGCGCGGTCGCCGACACCCTGCGCGACGAGGTCCGTGCCGCCGATCTCGTGGGCCGCTCCGGCGGCGAGGAGTTCGCGGTGCTGCTGCCGGGCACGGGCCGCTTCGACGCGATGGCGATCGCCGAGCGGATCCGGCTCCGGATCGCCTCGACGCTGGTGGCGTTGAAGGCCTCGGGCGACGGGCCGCAGTTCGTCGGGGTGACGGTGTCGATCGGCGTCGCGGACTGCGTGGACGGGCTCCTGGCGGACGCGCTGCTGGCGGCGGAGGCGGCGGTGCTGCGCGCGAAGGCGGCGGGCCGCAACCGGACGATCTGCGTCGAACCCGGCTAG
- a CDS encoding isopenicillin N synthase family dioxygenase — MPSTVPLVDLSPWFAGTSEGRAEVAGQIDRALRESGFLLVTGHGVADDLRRRTRELAREFFALPEDVKQRYAVTVGGRGWLPPGVEANGYAEGTETPPDLKESYSAGADLGVGVAEVDGFWFQANVWPDEVPGLAEVATEYMRRMRALSDHLLEIFAAALGLAESHFTRHTAHPTYTFNINWYPPMTHVGAPEPEQFRIGPHTDFGTVTVLDRQAGVGGLQVYTDAGEWEDAPFHPDAFTVNIGDLMARWTGDRWRSTRHRVLPPATTAPDEDLVSLIFFYETDHDARITSLAPPLGRTTYPEVIAADYLREKLNAITVT, encoded by the coding sequence ATGCCGTCAACCGTTCCGCTCGTGGACCTTTCGCCGTGGTTCGCGGGTACCTCCGAAGGCCGCGCCGAGGTGGCCGGGCAGATCGACCGCGCGCTGCGCGAGTCCGGGTTCCTGCTCGTCACCGGGCACGGCGTGGCCGACGACCTGCGCCGCCGGACGCGTGAGCTGGCACGGGAGTTCTTCGCGCTGCCCGAGGACGTCAAGCAGCGCTACGCCGTGACCGTCGGCGGCCGCGGCTGGTTGCCGCCGGGCGTCGAGGCCAACGGCTACGCCGAAGGCACCGAGACCCCGCCGGACCTCAAGGAGTCGTACTCGGCGGGCGCCGACCTGGGCGTCGGCGTCGCCGAGGTCGACGGGTTCTGGTTCCAGGCCAACGTCTGGCCGGACGAGGTGCCGGGGCTCGCCGAGGTGGCCACGGAGTACATGCGCCGGATGCGGGCGCTGTCGGATCACCTGCTGGAGATCTTCGCCGCGGCCCTCGGCCTGGCCGAGAGCCACTTCACGCGGCACACCGCGCACCCGACGTACACGTTCAACATCAACTGGTACCCGCCGATGACCCACGTCGGCGCGCCGGAGCCGGAGCAGTTCCGGATCGGCCCGCACACCGACTTCGGCACGGTGACGGTGCTCGACCGCCAGGCCGGCGTCGGCGGCCTGCAGGTCTACACCGACGCCGGCGAATGGGAGGACGCGCCGTTCCACCCGGACGCGTTCACGGTCAACATCGGCGACCTGATGGCCCGCTGGACCGGCGACCGCTGGCGCTCGACGCGCCACCGCGTGCTCCCGCCGGCGACCACGGCGCCCGACGAGGACCTGGTGTCGCTGATCTTCTTCTACGAGACCGACCACGACGCGCGGATCACGTCGCTGGCCCCTCCCCTGGGCCGGACGACGTACCCGGAAGTGATCGCGGCGGACTACCTGCGGGAGAAGCTGAACGCGATCACGGTCACCTGA
- a CDS encoding nucleoside deaminase, which yields MPIDPGALLAVAREEAELGKAEGGVPIGAALFDTAGTLLGRGHNRRVQDDDPSMHAETSAFRNAGRRPHYRDTIMVTTLSPCWYCSGLVRQFGIGRVVIGEAETFHGGHDWLAGLGVEITLLDDPACTALMTEFIAARPDLWFEDIGVEKSG from the coding sequence ATGCCGATCGACCCTGGTGCCCTGCTCGCCGTCGCCCGTGAAGAAGCCGAGCTGGGCAAGGCCGAGGGCGGCGTGCCCATCGGGGCCGCGCTGTTCGACACCGCGGGCACCCTCCTGGGCCGCGGGCACAACCGGCGCGTGCAGGACGACGACCCCTCGATGCACGCCGAGACCTCGGCGTTCCGCAACGCCGGGCGCCGTCCCCACTACCGCGACACGATCATGGTCACGACGCTTTCGCCGTGCTGGTACTGCTCCGGGCTCGTCCGTCAGTTCGGGATCGGGCGCGTCGTCATCGGCGAGGCCGAAACCTTCCACGGCGGGCACGACTGGCTGGCCGGGCTCGGCGTGGAGATCACCCTGCTCGACGACCCCGCGTGCACCGCGCTGATGACGGAGTTCATCGCCGCGCGCCCGGACCTGTGGTTCGAGGACATCGGGGTCGAGAAGTCCGGATAG